The genomic segment AGGCATATTTCatctaaaaataagtataatagttgTCACACTTAAaagaaaacttgaaaaaaatattaaataagacaCGATTTTCCATGCATAATTACAAGAAAAAAGGCTTTACTTTGaggtaaaataatttgataatacattgtataaatcacttgaattattgttattccAATTTATAAGCAAGTTaagagtatacctatacaatattacaaattaaaaatactcacaAATTGACGTATTAACCACACACAAACCCCTTCGTTTATGTTTGATAATAGCTCATTGAGTATCaaatacaccatattatattataatttatccaaCTATGAGATTACACCAGTGAAAACAAGAAGACAAAAATGAGGGcagataaatatgtacctactagtaGAAATTTCGGATTCTCCATTTGAAAAGTAcctgatatataaaataaatactttttaaaaagtttttggatatttacaattgaaattttcagatgcatgtaaaatattaaaatactgatcTCTTATGTCACCCAAATCTCTAAATATGCAAGCATACAATTAACTATGAAGTATaagttgtatacatataatatagtaggcacctatataatatatagctgatTGGGTGAATACTGAATTATATAGatgttaataagtttaaaaatgagTACCTACCTTTTTCCAATTTAGTAATAGTATAGAGagttaattactttattaagaTGACAATACTATATATtggttattacattattataacgacaAGTCACGATTAATTCTTCGACACTAACACGAGCAGTGAATGTTATGTAAGATcatgaaacaaatattatacacaagtaTTATAGGggctttaaatttataatttgacaacagattttctttatatttaatataaaaataaatataattgacattcctgatattatattttaaacataatatgtaaataataattttaaaattttaaaaaaacatgtcaTACCATATAAAATCGATGTTTTcggtaaataatgtaaaaatattggtgttccattttttaacataatgaaatgatttatgattcaataataaatatcaattatgtaccataaaagtataaaacctaCGTTTATAGATagaatatttggtaaaatatttctTGTAACAAAccgaaatatgtatttatattttataagtaaatttaccAGATGCGTCATTTCAAGAAAGTGTCAGTACGAATCGATAGTTTTAATTACTTTCCAACCTTTTTCTTTATGCGTTTTAaggaaaaaattactttttacttatTTGAACTTCAACTCATGTCCTtagattttcgaaaaaaataaacttgtatgaagaaaatatattttttccgttCGGTTCAATTTAAATCAACGATTACgccaataattgaataataactagttTATATTcaagtcataaaaatataaattcaataagtaCCCACATTCGAAATTCAACAGatttgtaatgtattatttaggactacatttattatgatacatgttatagataatttatatttccagccgtaaattattcattttgcaTTACGGTTTGTAttgatactaatatactattaaagatagtttataatataaaactataactaagttttaaataataggtatgttttaaatattctctTTTGTTCACTGTTGTCGATATATCAACGTACatccatacaataataaaaaaaaaacttcttaaCAAGGAAATACCTAGTCATCAGTGCAATGTAcacaatacttttttattatcacTTTCATGCctatacttagtacttacttcAGTTCGAAATTCGAGACTTCTTTAAAGTTTTCTTATTTATGGAAAACGTCGAACACATTTCGGAGGTGCTGATTTTCCAGTTCTACAAGAATTTATTATCACCCTCGGCGGAGCGTATACGAGAAAGAAACTCTGATTTACCCCTCTTCCTTGGGGAATACGGCTTGTCCCCTGAGTCATAAGTAAATCCAAGAGGTCTAgtcataaacaaataataaaaaaaacaatctgcAATTgcttcatataaataaataatgtaaaatattaactctgagtttaaaaaaaaaaatgtaaaaaagtattagataaatgtgatataaaatgtagttttcaatattttgatagtgtcttatataatatattgtatacattatatagcaCAGCACTTTCGCATTTGTTTGATTCTGTACACATTTATGTACGATATACACTTTGAACCGATTACACTCTAAACTTTTTGACCGTTTTGAATACAAATTGTCATCTAAAATCTATAGACAAACACTATATACTCTATTCGTACATGATTCCCATCTCGATCAGTAGCAGAGGTATTTAACAACCTATAATACACAGTAGACAAGTAGGcgcctatattatacagttataatatttttagagccGATGAAACTTTATAATCCAAACGAACAACCATCGACTCGcgcataatatcgtataataatgtattaataaacaaCAACGTAAGTATATACTGTAAATAATCGATTCGAATGTTCAACCGTCTGTGGTGGCGTTGGGTTTGTCCACGTAGAGTTTTGGTGGCATGGGCACGACGTATTGGCCGGACGGCGAGCGGGCGGACAGCGATAAGGCGGGCAATTGCACGTTGTACGGCGGAAGTATCGATCCCGGTTGCTGCTGTATGATCGGCGGCAGCTGTGGAATGTTGTTCTGGAATAAAGTGGGTGCCTGGGCAGCGAACGGGGCCTGGGCCACGAATGGGGCCTGAGGGATGTATGGGGCCTGCGGAACGTATTGGGCCTGAGGGACGTATTGGGCCGGCGGGACGTACTGAGGTGCCTGAGGGATGTACTGCGGGGATTGTTGGACGTACTGCGGTGGCAGATGGACAACTGGGGGCAACGGGTCAGTGGTGGACACCAAAAACGGCGTGCCGGCCACGATGCCCGGGCCGCTGTCGGACCGCGTGCCGTAGAGCTGATTGTTGACCGCGTCGCCCGTCTGACCACCAGCGGTGTGGTAACCGTCCCCGTTACCGAACTGGCCTTGTTGACCGACTGCGTTTGTCTTCACCGACGAATCGTGGTAGCCTCCTCCGAATGCCTTGCCTTCTCCGTCTCTGAACCTGTAAGTTACAAAATCGAAACTCTTACTCTTCTGTCATCTTCGTCAAATTGCTCTTCAAAAAAACTGATGTTGCAGCGTATAAACTACCCGATCAGTCACAAAAAATAAGTCTTTGTGGCCTTGtgggtaatattgtatatatatatatatatatatgaatattgagCTAAGATTTAATGTTTTGTGGGTAATATTGAACTTGGATTTTAATggtaaaaacgtaaaaataaattaatatacacttaagaaatgcatttaaaaactctaaaaaatcaCCAGGAAAATGgcacttaatttaatttatttttgtgaatacgatccaattattattgtttcaatatatattttatataaaaaacaaatgggttttataaataaataaatatattaacataatgaaATAGAAAGATCCGGTCATTATGATAAATCCGAGActcatgttatataatacacaaaatatgtataatgaaatCTATAGAGAATTTGTTGTTGTTAGTAATAAGCTAAAATtgacctaaaaaaaatgtaaaaatacaacataaatgttaaaaaaatgctgccataaaaaaacagttgttataataataattgcactcgaaatacattattagttattacattaagGGGTTAAAAGAATAGTGTCAGgcaattgaattattataaacaatttactgtcaatcgtaataataaattttatcaaaatgtaataataattgtacggtTGATTtagcttaataattatatcaaattatttatatttatttttaaaagtatattataatataacatttaaataacaccaaaatttgttcaataaatcagataaaatgatttaagtataaaaactacaattgcgtgttatacatttttatgttaaattaaaaattatttgatattatcttcgtaatgtatattgtttataaacatatatatttatttttttttttgcgttaaGGTTTCGAAAATTGAGGTCATTAGCTTGAAGGTTATTTTTAGTGGGTTTTTACTGTAAAGAAGGGTacaatttgtcactaaaaacccgAGCGGTTATCCATTCGGGATACCTCAGAACCCAATATTAGTGACTGAGGTCAACCACCCACGCCACACAAGGCCACtcgttatgtataatatatcttgtcgtgtaatatttgatatttatacatattatatattatctatatattatttaatttgtaaagtttaagtcataaaatgttaaataagtcATGaccagatatttttattttattccgtCATTTGAACATCAATTACCCacgtctaaaatatattttaaatataaatttcacgaaaaaatatttatctcgcGCATAGCTAAATTTTGTGAAATTTATGTGACATAGGTACACATACGGCacatctatttataatatatattttaatacacaacagtttatttttaataatattatactttatatttgtatgtactatgtatacctaaacaatggttttataatatcttatattttatacaatgctttatcaatacaaatataagaattattatacttatattatacctttgATCTTTCGCACCATATTGAATCACTCCACCGTGTCCAAGACCATCGTCATAATACGTAGCTTTATTACCGCTTTCATTTTTTTGGTACGAAGTGCTGAATCCAGCAACTTGATGTCCCTTGTTTCGTCCATTTATACCACCATAAGCTCCACCTTCCACACTTGTAACTCCACGGTCGTTTACacctttaatttaatttactttaattgtcaaaaagtgtatacatcaCACCATtgggtatgtaaaatatattaagctaAACGATCgaacaaaattcaataatatctgCAATATTCATAGAAACTCACCGCCATAAGTATTGCCGACGTCATATCCGTTTAGTGCACCGTTATTGTCCCTGTAGAACCCATTCTGGTCTCGATATCCGTTGGCATCGATTTTGTTTCCACCGAAAGCCTGTAACGCTTGCAATCCGTTTAAAGCCAAATTACTGCCAGCTGTAGCATATCCCTGGGGTACTTGATCCACGCTCCAGACTCCCGTCGGATTGATGATGGGTGGTCCTGCAGGCTTTAACTGAACAAAATCACCACCCATCACAGTGTCCagtgttaaatttatataaaacgcCTGGACTGCCAATCCGATTCCAGTTAGATGTAACGATTTATTAGATGCCGTTGAAACTTTTGTCATTATCAACTACCTGTTaagcaatattaattaaacattttctacACTCGAGTTTTTAACGTCACCTTCAAAACGtgatttataggtactataagctGGATAATTATTCCCAGTAGATTGAGTGTTCATTAGCATATTTTTCgctgtacaattttataattgtcttaaaataaactctttactttcaattttattgtcaatatttttgataaccGATTTTCATAGTAACGTCTTCTTGAATATAGGTTTTTCTACtgtatgtactattataaattgCGTAGTATTGTTAAATACTACGTATGTTAAGTACACCCGCTGTGTCTGTCCATAGTCCATCCAATTGGAGTAAGTTGCCATGTTTACCAATACTATTGAggatcttataaaaaatattatattatttaacttacatTCCTATAGAGGCTAAagtgtttaacatattatttattttttatttaacattacattaatttttatcttttatgatattaatcatGGGAACTAAGTGTATGATATCTATTTACTGcgacttattttaattttcttcacgttttatcaatattaatttattaattataataaactcatAAACTAGAATACCTATATggatatgaacataatataagcagtgGATATAAGTACAGTAGTACACAATTAAATATGAGCACGAAGAATAacctattatgtttttatagataggtatgtaaaaagttaatataattaaaaaataacttataaatagaaataaaaaagattatattttaattgattaacttCAAAGTTCacgttatttgtaatttaatatttaatttatagtttactataatacattttgttgttattgataataaggtatgcaatttttgttttgtattgatTTTCTTTTGCATTGATgagataaacatttatttaagtagatatgtacctactatacgtacaataataatagtaattcaaatatttatatatttgattttaagttttaacaatataattattgctaccgcataatatgtaagtaatgTTATCTGCAATATTACGTTACGTGTCAATAGTTTTTTGTCCGtatctttcaatttttttacgcTAATACCTATGCAGTTGAATAAGTTCAAGAaccttttattacttttttaggttcatattatataatatatatatgtatatattttgttcacgcTAATATTAATAGCAATAGACGAGTTTCAAAAATACTTTCCATGCagcttaaattaatattttatttttaaatatttattttaagtcgtTTAATATTGTAACTAGATGATTTCCAAagagtaataaaaatatcacgCTCATATCTATCtacaataaactaaaatgtattataagtaaacatattatcattgaagaatacattttatacttattattttaataaaaatagtacacTTTTAAGTCtttaacacacatttttaaattgc from the Acyrthosiphon pisum isolate AL4f chromosome X, pea_aphid_22Mar2018_4r6ur, whole genome shotgun sequence genome contains:
- the LOC100574750 gene encoding hyphally regulated cell wall protein 3 encodes the protein MTKVSTASNKSLHLTGIGLAVQAFYINLTLDTVMGGDFVQLKPAGPPIINPTGVWSVDQVPQGYATAGSNLALNGLQALQAFGGNKIDANGYRDQNGFYRDNNGALNGYDVGNTYGGVNDRGVTSVEGGAYGGINGRNKGHQVAGFSTSYQKNESGNKATYYDDGLGHGGVIQYGAKDQRFRDGEGKAFGGGYHDSSVKTNAVGQQGQFGNGDGYHTAGGQTGDAVNNQLYGTRSDSGPGIVAGTPFLVSTTDPLPPVVHLPPQYVQQSPQYIPQAPQYVPPAQYVPQAQYVPQAPYIPQAPFVAQAPFAAQAPTLFQNNIPQLPPIIQQQPGSILPPYNVQLPALSLSARSPSGQYVVPMPPKLYVDKPNATTDG